GCACAGAATGGGAAAGAATAAAAGATAAAAATAAGAAACAAATCAAAAAGGTTGCTCTCGATATATTAAAACTTTATGCAAAGAGAGAAAAATTAAAGGGGCACATATACCCAGAAGATGGTCCTTGGCAAGATGAATTAGAGGAATCATTCCCTTATCAACCAACCCCAGATCAAATTACTGCTGTAAAGGAAATAAAATCTGATATGGAAAGCGATAAGCCAATGGACAGGCTAGTTTGCGGAGATGTAGGATTTGGTAAAACAGAAGTCGCTGTTCGGGCTATTTTCAAGGCTATAACATCAGGCAAACAGGTAATATTACTAGCACCCACAACAATCCTAGCTCAGCAACATTGGAGAACAATAAATAATAGATTTTCACCTTATCCAATAAAAGTATCATTACTCAATAGATTCAAATCCATTAATGAAAGAAAGGAAATCTATGCCGGTTTGAAAAATAACAAAATTGATTTAGTTGTAGCAACACACCAAATTTTAGGAAAAGAAATAGAAATTAAAAACTTAGGATTACTTGTTATTGATGAAGAACAAAGATTTGGAGTAAGGCAAAAGGAGAAAATTAAAAAAATCAAAACCAACATAGACGTTTTAACTCTCTCAGCAACTCCAATTCCAAGAACTCTGTATATGAGCTTATCTGGACTAAGACAAATGAGCTTACTAAATACTCCTCCTCCATCAAGAAGATCAATAAAAACATATTTATCTGAAATAGATATGGATGTTATAAGAACTGCAATTAATCAAGAACTTGATAGGGGAGGTCAAATTTTTTATGTTCTTCCAAGAATTTCTGATATAGATCAAGCTGTAGACAAATTAAAAAATATGTTTTCCAGCTTAAAATTTATTGTTGCTCATGGGCAAATGAACGAAACAGATCTTGAAAATGCAATGATTGCTTTTAATAATGGAGAAGTTGATCTAATGATATGCACAACGATAATTGAAAGCGGATTAGATATTCCTAAAGTAAATACAATCATTATTGAAGATTCTCACAAATTTGGCCTTTCACAACTTTATCAACTTAGAGGAAGAGTTGGTAGAAGCGGTGTACAAGCACATGCTTGGTTATTTTATCCAAATATAAATAAAATTAATGACGCTGCAAAACAAAGATTGAAAGCGATAAAAGACTTTTCGGAACTAGGAAGTGGATATCAACTTGCAATGAAAGATATGGAAATAAGAGGTGTTGGAAGTTTACTAGGAGAAGAACAAAGTGGAAAGGTTAATGCGATTGGTTATGATTTGTATATTGAAATGCTTCACGAAGCAATTTCAGAAATCAGTGGACAAGAAATACCTGAAGTTAGCGACACACAAATTGATCTCCCAATAAATGCATTTATACCAGCAAATTGGATATTGAACAGGGAAGAGAAGCTTGAGGCTTACAAACTTGCTACTGAATGTTCTAACAATATTGAATTAACTGAAATAGCTACAGATTGGGTAAATAGATATGGAACAATGCCAAAGCCTGTAGAGTCACTAATCATGTTGATGAGATTAAAATTACTTGCAAGAAAATGTGGATTTAACAAAATTAAACTTAAAAAACCCAATATTGTTATAGAAACTAAATTAAAAAAATCTACTTTTAAAATACTAAAAAATACATTACCTAGTAGTGCTCAAAACAAATTTGATTATAAGGAAGCGGAACAAATTTCATTTATTACCATAAGAGGTTTAGGAGTTACTGAAGTTCAAAATCAAATTGATCAATTGATGTATTGGTTTAGTTCCTTTGTTGAAGAAATAAATAATTTTGAAAATGAATTACTAATAAAAAAAGAATAAATTATTAAATAAATATTTAAAATCCGCGAAAGAGTTTAATTTCGGTTAGGTTTATAAAAATTTTTAATTATTCATGGGTGAATTTATCGATGTAGGAGCTCAAAACTCGATTATACCCTTAACAATAATATTGTCCTCTCTTTTACTTGGTATTTATGCACTTTTCGGGGTCGAGACAGAAAATGATGATGATGACTCTGATTCAGGTAGTGGTGGCTTAATGCAACCAATTTAAAATTATTTATAAATAATTTGTTTTGACTTTCTATTAAAGATTCGAAATAATCGATAAAATGAACCTATAAGTAACATTAAAGAAGTAAAAGCAGAAACAAAAATAAAAATTACCAAAAATATTTCATAGAAATTTGAAAAGAGCTCAACTATTAATAAAAAAGATTTATTAAAATTAGTTGGTAGATTTTGTAAAAGAGAGTTTTTATTAGGAATTAA
The Prochlorococcus marinus XMU1411 genome window above contains:
- the mfd gene encoding transcription-repair coupling factor, which translates into the protein MSLNTLVDYISNSQITSELIKRISKNNELNIVGSSRYAKSIILESIAKKEKKNILLICPNVEIAYKWIGYFESINNKAVLYYPPTENLPYSSINKSKEIEFSQLTVLSKLIKKEENELNIVISTERSLQPHLINKNLLIENKLDLQKGVQIEIQELANKLTLLGYTKENVTSTEGFWSRRGEIIDIYPVNNEFPIRLEFFDNVIEKIREYDPHTQKTLESINNIEIIQAGFDLLIKDKLNNLSKNSIFNSEDINKNNLDRYLGIIEEQPSNIIDFINRETILVIDELEDCKKFANNWYLDSESNFDNCAYELNENLKNNEINLEAKPNLHLKFDEILNSLRNFNIIKFYEFESKVNIDNRFLLNDKRLNSYSKNIGKLSNDINKNIKNNEKVWILSAQPLRTRTLLFEHECNTNFLNNPNDINEAFKSINDSTPLILKNKNNYEIEGFYLPIWKVVLITDKELFSQQSLFNNVFIRRKKRSVNSNINVNKISPGDFIVHKNHGIGKFLKIEKINITGDSRDYLVIQYQDGKISVAADQLGSVNRYRSSGKIKPKINKLGGTEWERIKDKNKKQIKKVALDILKLYAKREKLKGHIYPEDGPWQDELEESFPYQPTPDQITAVKEIKSDMESDKPMDRLVCGDVGFGKTEVAVRAIFKAITSGKQVILLAPTTILAQQHWRTINNRFSPYPIKVSLLNRFKSINERKEIYAGLKNNKIDLVVATHQILGKEIEIKNLGLLVIDEEQRFGVRQKEKIKKIKTNIDVLTLSATPIPRTLYMSLSGLRQMSLLNTPPPSRRSIKTYLSEIDMDVIRTAINQELDRGGQIFYVLPRISDIDQAVDKLKNMFSSLKFIVAHGQMNETDLENAMIAFNNGEVDLMICTTIIESGLDIPKVNTIIIEDSHKFGLSQLYQLRGRVGRSGVQAHAWLFYPNINKINDAAKQRLKAIKDFSELGSGYQLAMKDMEIRGVGSLLGEEQSGKVNAIGYDLYIEMLHEAISEISGQEIPEVSDTQIDLPINAFIPANWILNREEKLEAYKLATECSNNIELTEIATDWVNRYGTMPKPVESLIMLMRLKLLARKCGFNKIKLKKPNIVIETKLKKSTFKILKNTLPSSAQNKFDYKEAEQISFITIRGLGVTEVQNQIDQLMYWFSSFVEEINNFENELLIKKE